Genomic segment of Vibrio celticus:
TTGCTAATGAAGTTGCTAATATGGGTTTGTCTTTTGATATTAGATTCGAAAATGAAATTATCTCCATGCTTCGAAAACCATTTTTCTTTAACTTGTTTATCAGTGGTAAAGTTAATTTACCTGATAAATTCAACCCAATAGATTTATACAATTCCTACTTTGAAAATATTGAGATCGCTTTTATTGAAAGTTACGGTATCCGTTTGGATTTACGATTGTGTCTTTCAAAAATCGCATATGAGGCTCTGAATAATGGAACGGAGGCACAACCACTTCAGATAGTCCTTCAGATTATTAAAAGCCAATTAAAGAATCAAGAAATAAAGGTAGTTGATGAGTCAGAAGTTGCGAACTGGTTAGTTTCAAGAGACTTACTTATCCCTTACGTAAATAATAAAGTTGCATTCTTCCATCAATCTATAACAGAGTATTTAGCAGCCACAGAGTTGGCATGTAAATATCAAAACAACCCTGAAGTTCTGAGAAATGTTTTGAGTCATACTCGTTGGGATCAGGCTTTGTTTTTCACTCTTCCTTTATTATCTATTGAGGAATCTGAAAAGTTTCTGAACCATGTTATGGATGTCGACCTCCAGCTTGCTATTACTGCGTCAAAATATATCGAAATAGGAAGAACGGAAATAGTAACCAAGCTTTTGGAAAAAGTTGCCATCCTATATCAAAATAATGGAATTGATATTGACGATTTTAGAATTGGATTTGCTATTAGAAACAGCTTGGTTGTAGATGAATCACATTGTGAATTATTAGAAAAAATCGTTAGCTTCAAAAACTCTCTTGGAGCTGATGCAATTATGTTGTTAGACACAATAAAAGGTGAGAAATTTAAAGATTATTATTTTGAATTAATGTTTACTGACCGAAATGATTATAACTTTATAGCAAATGGAGTGTCGGTTGCCTTAAAGGAATATATAACCAGTAAAGATCTTGATAGAATAGAAGAATTAATTGATAGAGTTGGAGTCCTTGAAGGCAGCGAAATTATCGAGAATAATTTAGAAGGGTTTTTGACAGGTATTGCTAATTTATTAGGTTCAATTAATTTAACGGAAGTAAAGAAAGCTTTGTTTACCTCTAAGAAAGATAAACTCCCCAAATTAAATGGCTTGATTTTGTCAAGGATGTTATATGAAAAAAGTAGTAATGAAAAGCTAGATTTTGCTTTAGAGTTACTAAAGTATACCCCTAAGGCTGTAGTATCTATATACTTTATTTGTTCTCGCGCTGATAAAGATAAAATAAATTTGGATGTCATTAAAGGTGAACATCTTGAGCAGATAGTAAATCATGCACTTGTACCGGATTCCTGGTCAATTAATACCATTAAGCTGATATGTAAATATAATAGTGAATTTGAGGTTTTGGTCAGGGAAAAAATCGAGCAATTCGAGAATCCTCTGATTAAGATAGCGCTCGAATCAGTAGTCTCTAATGACTCTAGGAAAATAATTGAAAAAATTAAAGAACTGAGCAAAAAAACAAATGAAGAGTTATCTAACGAATCTCTATGCTTATTAAAGGGTATAGATGTTGATTGGAAAGGTTATGAAAGTGAACTGTTACAAGTTTTAGCCCGTGGGAACAGAGAACTTTCAATGACTGTCTTTGATCAGACTAGAAACGAGAGTTTAGGGGATCTTCCAATTGAAGAGCTAGGTATATGGCTCGAAATGTTTCGTGATTATAATAAAGACTCTGATACATATTGGTATGCGTATCTTTTCTCTGATTTATTAGGAAATTGCTTGACCCAAGATAAAATAAAGTTATTTGTTGAAGAGTTTAATTCGCGAGACTCGAAATATAGAGGGTTATTGTCTGACTTAATATTGATTAAATTCGATGGAATATCTACCGATGATTTTTCAGAAGATTCAATTTCTTATCTGATGTCAAGGTTAAGTAAAGACAATCATATGAATAGATTTGGAGATAACTTGTTGGGGAATACATGTAGTAAAAGTTTTGTGAATGACTATCTCCTTCCACTATCTAATATCGAAGAGCAACCATTAGCTAGAAATCTGCATAAAGTGTTATCAATAGCTGGTCAGAGGCATGGTAAGCGTTATACTTCCTTCTGAGTAAAAAATTCTAATTTACAAATAGAGCTTCTATATTCATAGTCGCTCTATTTTTTATGTGATTTATTTACTATTACTTCAATACACCTGTTTGGTTTGTTTTTTTTCAATATCAACCCTATCTCTCTTCAAAATCACTCTTGACCCCACTACAACTTCACACTTTATAGTGACCATATTGATTAAGAGGGGCGCTTTCTGTGTTCCCTCCAAAGTAACTAGAGAGACACTATGAAACGTTTAATTCTAAACATCACACTCTTGGTATTCATGGCACTTGGTAGCATGAGTGCCATGGCTCATGATTCAACGGTTAAGTACGGTATTGCGATATCTCACGATGGTGAGCAAATTGCGTATGGCAAAAGTGGAAGCGGGGATACGGCGCTGATCTTCATTCATGGCTGGAGCTTAGACAGTAGGCTGTGGCAAAACCAAGTGAGTGAGTTTTCAAAGCACTATCAAGTTATCACCATGGACTTAGCCGGGCATGGTAACTCATCGTTTAATCGCCAAGAGTACACCATGGTTGCGTTCGCTGAAGACATCAAAGCGGTCATCGACAAAGAACAACTCTTAGTCGGGCATTCCATGGCGGGTGGTGTGATTGCAGAAGCCGCTAAACTGATGCCGAAAAGAGTGAAGGGCATTATTGGTGTCGACACATCGCAAAACGTCGCACTCGCGGTTTCACAAAGCGACTTAGATGCAATGACCAAACCGTTTGAAGCAGACTTTCAAGCGGGCATTACTATGTTCGTGAAAGACTCGCTACCAAAAGACGTAGACGCAGATTTACTTTACTGGGTAACGCAAGACATGGCTTCAGCACCGCCAGCTATCGCAATAAACCAGTTCCGTCATTATCTAGGTCAATACGTGACAGGCGAAGCACACCGCGTGTATGAGAACGTGAACGTACCGGTAATATTGGTCAACGCTCGCCTATGGCCAACGGATTCAGAAGCGAACAAGCAACACATCAAGGATTACAGCATTTACTACATTGAAGACTCTGGCCATTTCCCAATGCTTGAGCAACCACAGCAGTTCAACGCAACCTTGATGAAAGCGGTGAAGTCAGTGAAGTAGGGCGCTTTAGTTGTTAAAGGATAGTGGTAACCGTTGATAGAAGAACTAAGGCCTCGCGATTGCGGGGCTTTTTGGTAGTTGGAGGTTTTGCTAGCGACATTCATTCCCAATTTGCGAGTAATGTTCGCACCTGTCACTCGTTTATGGTCCTTAAACGAGTACCTCATAGTTATATAAATTATTTATCAATCATTATTTAGATATGCAATCGTAATCACACTTATTTGTAGGGGCTGACCTAATCTAATAGATGCTTACTATTGATAATAATAACTTTAATTATGTAATTTAGGACGTCCTGCTATGGCTAAGAAAATAATATTCATTCATGGTCGCGCTCAAAAGCCCGATAAAGTTCACCTTCAAGCACTCTGGTACGAGGCAATAGAACATGGCTTACAGCGAGATTGTGGAGACTCAAGTTCATTGCAAGCTTTTAAAGATGTCGATAAACGGTTTGTCTATTACGGTGAACTATCAAACACATTGTTAGAGAAACCAACGGAAGACCCTGCAAGTCGACAGCAAGCGCTGTCTGAACTCAAAAAGTACAAGACAAGCCAGTTCAATAAAACAACGTATAACAAGGTATCTAAAATTGGTTTTCTAAAAGAGGCGTTAGCAGATACTTTTTCATCGCTATTTGGAAAGCTGGGTGTGGCTGAGACACTCATCACGAAGGTCGCGCCGGATATGGCGCTTTATTGGTATGAAGATACCTATTTCGGGAGCGATGTCAGGCATAGGCTAATGGTTGAATTGAAGCAAGCGCTTGATAATCAAGATGATGTGATGATTGTATCACACAGTCTCGGGTCAATGATCAGTTATGACGTGTTATGGAAGTTGTCTCATTACGGAGAGTATAGACACGACTATGGTGCGGATAAGAAGGTCAACTTATTGCTTACGCTCGGGTCACCGTTAGGAGATGAAAACGTAAAAGATAGGCTAAAAGGGAGTCGCTTGAAAGATGAGAAGAAGTACCCTTTAAACATTCAGCAATGGATAAACATATCGGCAGAAGACGATTTTATCTCTCATGACAGCAAAATTAAAAATGACTTCAAGGATATGCTCAAACTGGGTCTGATACCCGGCGGAATGAAAGATATCCACCCAATTTATAATCTCAATATTCGTAACGGAAAAAGCAATCCACATGCTTCCATCGGCTATCTCATCAACCCTAAATTTATCACAGTACTGGACGAATGGCTCTCGAGTTAATTTGGTTTACCATCGTAAATTGCTTCTCTGTTTGTTCGTTGGAACGAAGATAAAACAAGGCCTCGCGTGTGCGAGGCCTTTTTGTGTTCCGGCTAAAACTCAATATTAATCGAGTTTAACGGAAGCTTGGGATAATCGCCGGAATACCCGGTAGAAGACCAACCAACGCCATCACACCACTTAGCACAATGAACATAGTTCCAGGCAACACCCAGCGGCTCATTTTACTCAGTTCACTACTACGTTCTTTACAACCGACTAAGCCTAAGTTGTCCAACAGCATGGTGAGAGCCCAACCAAATGCAGGGTTAACGAGCGCTGAAGAAAATACAACAATCGCTGCCGATTGGGTGGTTTTCCCTTCACGCGTCATTTCCATTCCAGCTTCTAGCAATGGAACAAATACCCCAACAATCAGCGCCACACAAAGTACCGGTTGCCAGATAGCTAAATCCATCGGGTAACCCCAAACCGCGGCGATAATACAGAACAGAGCCGTTAGCAAAGCACCAGCAGGAATAGGGCGTTTAGCAATCGCAGCCGGTACGATGTAAGTACCCCATGAAGACGTAAAGTTAGTACCACCAAGCAGAGAACCAAACGTTTGACGAATAGACGCAGTGGTCATGGTGTCATCAATGTTCATGTGTACTTTTTCAGTGCGCTCTGGGTAGCTGATCTTTTGGAATACTTGATGTCCTAAGAAATCTGGTGACCACATCGCTACGGCAAGAATCGCAAACGGCAATACCACCATGAAATGTTCAATCGTCGGTAGGCCAAGCATCCAACCTGTATCTTCTCCCCACCAATACATAGGGTTCATGTTAGGTAAGCCTGGCTCAGTGTGGAAAGCAAATGGGGCGCCCATGGCAAATGCAATCGTACCACCTAGCAAGCAGCTAAGAGGGACGGCTAGCCAACGCTTACGGAAGTGTTCCAGTAGCGCGTACAAAATGATGGTGCAAAAGATCACCACAAAAGCGATGTGGCTCATGCCAATTCCCTCAGCCCAAGCGAACAGCTTTTTAACTTGAGAGGCGGTTCCAACAAAGCCGAGGTAGAGTAATAAGCCGCCACACACGCCTTTACTGGTCAGGTTGGCCAACATGCTACCACCTTTACTGATGGCTAAGATTAATCCGAAAGCGCCAATCAGCAACCCAAACGCCATAGGATGTCCGCCTGCTGCAACGACAATTGGAATTAACGGGATGAGTGGACCGTGTGTACCTGCGAGGTTTGCGGTCGGCAATAGGAAGCCAGAGAAAATAATAATGAAAACAGAGGCGATGAGGAGTTCATAACGAACGTTTTCTAGAATGAAGTCTTCATTTAATCCGAGAGCCCCAGCAAAGGTGGCTGCAATAGCGCCCACCATAACCACTTTACCAATGGTCGCCGCCATCGCTGGGATGGTGTCTTCTATCTCAAATCGATAATCTTTAAACGGCAAATTTGGACGCCAGCGCTTAGGCGACATGATTTGCAATTCGTGTTCTAGATACTGTTCTCGGGATTCAAACTCTGAGCTTGGTTTATGTTGTTGTTCATAGGTGAGTTCGTCCTCATTGGCTTGAGGCTTCTCTGTTTGTATATGTGCGGACTCTAAAGTAGTGCTCATTTTGATTCCTTTCGTTCACACTCTAAGGTGTGTTATTCCAACAAACGTTGTTGACTCACGGCATGAAGCGTAAACAATGCGTCAACTTATAATTAAAAATTCATTAACATTTAGTTGTTAGTACCTTATACCAAACCAAAAAAAACAAATAGACTCAGTCGGTTAGACATTAGTCGTAGAGCAAGCCGACTAGTATTAGACCCTGTAGATAGTATGTGTCTGGTTATTTGTAGTCCCTTATTTTCTCCCACGTTCTGCACTTGATAGTGATAGAATCTCCGCATTAGAGTTATCGAGAAACTAGGTATTTATAAACAATGTTTATCCATCACGTAAATGGCATCGACTGGCTGGTAATTACAGCCTTTGAAGAACTGAAAACTATGTTTATCGAAGATGCAGGCCCAATCCCAGCTTGCTTTTCTACCGCCAGCGAGTTGAGCCTGATTGATCAAGCCAAACGCAGCTATGGATTTTTGCCTAAACTCCGCGGTGTGATCACCGATACCGGCACTTTTCAAAGTAGAGATCTTGAAGAAGATTTGAACCCACAGCTTGCGTGTATCGTTGAAGGGCGTGGTCGGGTTTTTATCTATCACGGTGACTACGTGGCTTTTGTCGATGACGAGCAAACCTTCATTACCCGTATGGACTGAGAGTGATTCAGTCAGTTGAGATCGGCGAATTGGTAAATCGGCGAGTTAGCCCACCTAGAATTTAAAACTAAAGGATTAATATGATGGCAAAAACGATCTCATTGGTACTTGGCAGTGGTGGCGCAAGAGGCTTGGTTCACGTTGGAGTCATCCGCTGGTTAATTGAGCATGGCTATCAGATAAAATCCATTTCTGGCTGTTCAATTGGCGCACTTATCGGTGGTGTCTACGCTGCGGGCAAGTTGGATGAATTTGAAGAGTGGGTCACCAGTATCGACCAAGGTGATATGGCGATGTTGTTGGACTTTTCATGGCAGTCGAGTGGTATGTTT
This window contains:
- a CDS encoding SIR2 family NAD-dependent protein deacylase; protein product: MDVLKDILKQDDTVLFIGSGVSMWSGLPSWGNMISQLCDFVEKNGACANLVRSEAENGDLLQAASYGFDQLTNLQIGDFIRTSCKYGVAKPSSIHEKIVSLGPTSFVTTNYDNLIEESVRKWLPDKFFRPPVTNRHLTETASIAHARSHDFIFKPHGDAGDTESIILTREQYRMLLPGGERHAALETVKLLLASRPLVYIGFGLRDPDFLYLRDLLANTYKGGVRDHYAIMADVTANEVSYWRNNYGIHLVNYDTYEDENGYKKHDNLLTLLGQLQECSGANLPESNDIQVVTPQNVLSLARHAGRLLAFTQVSPELKIKAKLTCPGVESGRPNIRNRYVDYKEHSIEKILGENGPKKAIVTGLPGAGKSYSMKKSASAMASKLNDLCLSEEFCPENVVVPIYVDLKLYDGDIIDLISKSLASSLDIYELDTKFRVRIFLDSFNEIPRNFIENGEYEKDIYKFIDSLKNSDVIIGSRTNDGLTKLNLPTYHLEHIDYYYVANEVANMGLSFDIRFENEIISMLRKPFFFNLFISGKVNLPDKFNPIDLYNSYFENIEIAFIESYGIRLDLRLCLSKIAYEALNNGTEAQPLQIVLQIIKSQLKNQEIKVVDESEVANWLVSRDLLIPYVNNKVAFFHQSITEYLAATELACKYQNNPEVLRNVLSHTRWDQALFFTLPLLSIEESEKFLNHVMDVDLQLAITASKYIEIGRTEIVTKLLEKVAILYQNNGIDIDDFRIGFAIRNSLVVDESHCELLEKIVSFKNSLGADAIMLLDTIKGEKFKDYYFELMFTDRNDYNFIANGVSVALKEYITSKDLDRIEELIDRVGVLEGSEIIENNLEGFLTGIANLLGSINLTEVKKALFTSKKDKLPKLNGLILSRMLYEKSSNEKLDFALELLKYTPKAVVSIYFICSRADKDKINLDVIKGEHLEQIVNHALVPDSWSINTIKLICKYNSEFEVLVREKIEQFENPLIKIALESVVSNDSRKIIEKIKELSKKTNEELSNESLCLLKGIDVDWKGYESELLQVLARGNRELSMTVFDQTRNESLGDLPIEELGIWLEMFRDYNKDSDTYWYAYLFSDLLGNCLTQDKIKLFVEEFNSRDSKYRGLLSDLILIKFDGISTDDFSEDSISYLMSRLSKDNHMNRFGDNLLGNTCSKSFVNDYLLPLSNIEEQPLARNLHKVLSIAGQRHGKRYTSF
- a CDS encoding cytosolic protein → MFIHHVNGIDWLVITAFEELKTMFIEDAGPIPACFSTASELSLIDQAKRSYGFLPKLRGVITDTGTFQSRDLEEDLNPQLACIVEGRGRVFIYHGDYVAFVDDEQTFITRMD
- a CDS encoding alpha/beta fold hydrolase encodes the protein MKRLILNITLLVFMALGSMSAMAHDSTVKYGIAISHDGEQIAYGKSGSGDTALIFIHGWSLDSRLWQNQVSEFSKHYQVITMDLAGHGNSSFNRQEYTMVAFAEDIKAVIDKEQLLVGHSMAGGVIAEAAKLMPKRVKGIIGVDTSQNVALAVSQSDLDAMTKPFEADFQAGITMFVKDSLPKDVDADLLYWVTQDMASAPPAIAINQFRHYLGQYVTGEAHRVYENVNVPVILVNARLWPTDSEANKQHIKDYSIYYIEDSGHFPMLEQPQQFNATLMKAVKSVK
- a CDS encoding DUF3360 domain-containing protein — protein: MSTTLESAHIQTEKPQANEDELTYEQQHKPSSEFESREQYLEHELQIMSPKRWRPNLPFKDYRFEIEDTIPAMAATIGKVVMVGAIAATFAGALGLNEDFILENVRYELLIASVFIIIFSGFLLPTANLAGTHGPLIPLIPIVVAAGGHPMAFGLLIGAFGLILAISKGGSMLANLTSKGVCGGLLLYLGFVGTASQVKKLFAWAEGIGMSHIAFVVIFCTIILYALLEHFRKRWLAVPLSCLLGGTIAFAMGAPFAFHTEPGLPNMNPMYWWGEDTGWMLGLPTIEHFMVVLPFAILAVAMWSPDFLGHQVFQKISYPERTEKVHMNIDDTMTTASIRQTFGSLLGGTNFTSSWGTYIVPAAIAKRPIPAGALLTALFCIIAAVWGYPMDLAIWQPVLCVALIVGVFVPLLEAGMEMTREGKTTQSAAIVVFSSALVNPAFGWALTMLLDNLGLVGCKERSSELSKMSRWVLPGTMFIVLSGVMALVGLLPGIPAIIPSFR